In Candidatus Hinthialibacter antarcticus, a single window of DNA contains:
- a CDS encoding glycosyltransferase — translation MRVLQVIHDFLPNHQAGSELYCYHLSKALQRRGHDVSLFYSEIDHERAAFSTRRGEFDGLPFVEIVNNHSYQSFQETYLNPVVERAFGDYLDEWAPDVVHFHHLHSLSYGCIDACYQRRLPIVFTLHDYWLTCPRGGGQRFRGEGMVCHEVDPSLCAQCVSRYAYSLSGASRWIKRILNRLDHPSDPTLLPKMQRGKINAQQKNFVAPGTLTVGDQAREALFAHPPASIAIRCKTPFASQLLFSIAMDPSTYDQSGAGVLFRIRKNGETIFERSLHAKINSDDRGWHDESLLLEASAKSYTLTFETEAHSSDSNEFCAAAWGEPRLVSTQPQQYAPSLTAQFRAWGESVLGRMQGARLRSQVEARRSKTLALFEQIDLFVAPSPFLRKTFIDYGMPEEKIVFSDYGIADLGYQPAATPPQRPIRFTYVGTLVEHKGVHVLIEAFNRLPRDGAILNVFGSMDEFTGYVKRIQNLIAHPGVRLRGRAENKDVPGILSETDALIVPSIWFENSPITIHEAFLARVPVITSNFGGMADLVQDGKNGLLFDVGDVEALSACLQRCVDDPQLLERLKPNPASVKTLDDDGKWMEEQYQIIQRRKEETPA, via the coding sequence ATGAGAGTCCTTCAAGTCATCCATGATTTTTTGCCAAACCATCAAGCCGGCTCTGAATTATATTGTTACCACTTGAGCAAAGCATTGCAGCGCCGGGGCCATGATGTCTCTCTGTTTTATAGTGAGATTGACCATGAACGCGCTGCATTTTCGACGCGGCGCGGCGAGTTTGACGGCCTGCCTTTCGTCGAAATTGTTAACAACCATTCCTATCAGTCATTTCAGGAAACCTATCTCAATCCAGTCGTTGAACGCGCGTTTGGCGACTATTTAGATGAATGGGCGCCCGACGTGGTACATTTTCATCACCTGCATTCGTTATCGTATGGTTGCATTGACGCGTGCTATCAGCGCCGCTTGCCGATAGTGTTTACGCTGCATGACTATTGGCTGACCTGTCCGCGCGGCGGCGGGCAGCGCTTTCGCGGCGAAGGCATGGTCTGCCATGAGGTCGATCCGTCTTTGTGCGCGCAGTGCGTATCTCGTTATGCGTATTCGCTGAGCGGCGCGTCCCGCTGGATCAAGCGCATTCTGAACCGGCTCGATCATCCTAGCGATCCGACCTTGTTGCCGAAGATGCAGCGCGGCAAGATCAATGCGCAACAAAAGAACTTTGTCGCTCCAGGAACGCTGACCGTCGGCGATCAGGCGCGCGAGGCGCTGTTCGCGCACCCGCCCGCCTCTATCGCGATTCGCTGCAAGACGCCGTTTGCGTCGCAACTGTTGTTTTCGATTGCGATGGACCCGAGCACCTACGATCAAAGCGGCGCCGGAGTGTTGTTTCGCATTCGTAAAAACGGCGAGACGATTTTTGAGCGCTCGCTTCACGCAAAAATAAATTCGGATGATCGCGGTTGGCATGATGAGTCGCTTCTGCTTGAGGCGTCCGCAAAATCCTACACGCTGACTTTCGAGACAGAGGCCCATTCCAGCGACAGTAATGAATTTTGCGCGGCGGCGTGGGGCGAGCCGCGATTGGTTTCAACCCAACCGCAGCAATACGCGCCTAGTTTGACTGCGCAATTTCGGGCGTGGGGTGAATCGGTCTTAGGGCGAATGCAAGGCGCCCGCTTGCGTTCACAGGTAGAGGCGCGGCGCAGCAAGACGCTGGCTCTGTTTGAACAGATTGATTTGTTTGTCGCTCCTTCGCCGTTTTTGCGAAAAACATTTATTGATTATGGAATGCCGGAAGAGAAGATCGTGTTTTCTGATTACGGTATTGCCGATCTTGGATACCAGCCAGCGGCGACGCCGCCTCAGCGCCCCATTCGCTTTACCTATGTTGGCACCTTGGTCGAACATAAGGGCGTCCATGTGCTGATCGAGGCCTTCAATCGCTTGCCGCGCGACGGAGCCATTTTGAATGTGTTTGGCTCGATGGATGAATTCACCGGCTACGTGAAGCGCATCCAAAATTTAATCGCTCACCCCGGCGTTCGCTTGCGGGGCAGGGCGGAGAACAAAGACGTTCCTGGAATCCTCTCGGAAACAGATGCGCTCATTGTCCCCTCAATCTGGTTTGAGAATTCACCAATCACCATCCATGAAGCGTTTTTGGCGCGCGTCCCGGTGATTACCTCTAACTTTGGCGGCATGGCTGACTTGGTGCAGGACGGAAAAAATGGATTGCTGTTTGACGTCGGCGACGTTGAAGCGCTGTCTGCCTGTTTGCAGCGTTGCGTGGATGATCCGCAACTGCTCGAACGATTGAAACCAAACCCTGCGTCCGTCAAAACGCTTGACGACGACGGGAAATGGATGGAAGAACAATATCAGATTATCCAGCGAAGGAAAGAAGAAACTCCCGCGTAA